In one Palaemon carinicauda isolate YSFRI2023 chromosome 25, ASM3689809v2, whole genome shotgun sequence genomic region, the following are encoded:
- the LOC137619164 gene encoding protein Spindly-like — MEQLNKLKSVVCELKAEKEKLEAKCLEKDLQLKKLKNWLENLRNENEKFKTNQNEKTENLNKLKREVVGLKAEKTKLKSECFEKELQLKKLKNLLEDLRNENKKVKTNQNEEMEQLNKWKREVEQLKEEREKLKADRAQDYEKLEFLCKIKDLEIMERNMIAEKFENEKEEMKKEHINNMEQLNKLKSVVCELKAENERLVAEKAEVHRAENNDEHRRKGLLMAGLFAQMNNRYKEAVEIFTEALSIETH; from the coding sequence ATGGAGCAATTGAATAAACTGAAAAGTGTAGTTTGTGAACTAAAGGctgagaaagagaaactagaagcTAAATGCCTCGAGAAAGATCTTCAGCTGAAGAAACTGAAGAATTGGCttgaaaatctcagaaatgaaaatgagaaattcaagaccaatcaaaatgagaaaacagaaaacctaaataaattgaaaagaGAAGTTGTGGGActgaaggcagaaaaaactaaattgaaatCGGAATGCTTTGAAAAGGAACTTCAGCTGAAGAAACTGAAAAATTTGTTGGAAGATCTTCGAAATGAAAACAAGAAAGTGAAAACTAATCAAAATGAGGAAATGGAACAACTCAATAAATGGAAACGTGAAGTTGAACAattgaaggaagaaagagagaaacttAAAGCTGACAGGGCgcaagattatgaaaaactggAATTTTTGTGCAAAATAAAAGACCTTGAGATAATGGAACGGAATATGATTGCGGAGAagtttgaaaatgaaaaagaagaaatgaaaaaggagCATATTAACAACatggagcaactgaataaactgaaaagTGTCGTTTGTGAACTGAAGGCAGAAAACGAGAGGCTGGTAGCTGAGAAGGCCGAAGTTCATAGAGCTGAGAATAATGATGAACATAGGAGGAAAGGCTTATTGATGGCTGGCTTATTTGCGCAGATGAACAACAGGTACAAAGAAGCGGTAGAAATTTTCACCGAAGCCTTGAGTATAGAGACGCACTAA